In Coffea eugenioides isolate CCC68of chromosome 4, Ceug_1.0, whole genome shotgun sequence, the genomic stretch TAATTTCCGTCATATAATCTTGGTGCAGATATACCTTGTTTGTGTACTGCAATTTCATAATGTCATCACGTGTTATAAAATCACCATTTGTACCAACATTCATGTGCTCCTCCTACAATTCATTCGATTTAGAGTCATGAGAAAGGAAACATATATAAATGTAATCAAGAACAAGTAAAGAAGTTTATCTTTGGTTGTCATCTATCTAGAGCTTGGAAGTTACTTATACCCGTAGCTTTTGGAGTACATTGGGGTATTTGGCGAGATAATACAAAATCCACATAATTGAAAGTGAAGTGGATTCGTAGCCAGCAATTATTTGGCCTACAATGTTATCAAGCACCTCTTCATCTTGTAATTGGTGACCATCGTCATCTTTTAGGTTCAAGAGTTGGTCCAACAAATCAAACTCAGCTCTTGCAGCATTGCCTTCAAACTTTCTCTTATTTATCTCCTTGGTCAAAATTGTCATGACTTTCTTCCGACACTGTGAAATGGCAAATTAGTCATTGGAATTCAAGTTTTTCTCATACAAGAATTGGAACTTTAGAAATTAAAAACCTCCCATAAAGGGAATTTACTCATTTTTCTACTATTTTAGCTTAAGAGTGAATTTGCTGGCCTGGAGGGCGTGATGATAAGCAGTCCCTGGAATCTTAATTGGTTGACTTCTAACTCCTTTGATCATACCCGCAAATAGCTGATCAAGTGTATCCAAATGGGGTTTTGGCTCGAACCCGGAAAAGTACTTTCCAATATTTTCAAAAGTAACCTTCAaggacaattaaaaaaaatgaaaaataaggaaaatgatGGCCTAGCGAGATTTCATGAAAGTTAACATTAGTATGATAACTTGCATCAAGAAAATTTTATATAGATCTAGATTTTTTATACATATATTAGTATACCTTCTTAGCTTCTTGCATTGCTACAATTCTCCCTTTCTCTGACCATTGTCGAAGGGTTGCAACTATTCTTGGTTGGAGCATAATGGCTATCTTGCGGAGAGCATTAGGTTGATTAATGGCCTTCACAACTAAGCCTCTAATCCTTGCATGTGAtgatttttgaaggaaaaagagggaaTCGTTGCCTATAATTTGAGTGCAGGCCATCCCATGCCAAAGTTTGCATCCGATTGAAGAATGAATTTGTTAGCTGATGGAGAGGATGCAATTATAGAGGGTGAATGAAGAGATGGGTGAATTTCACAATAAATGTATTAGGTTTAGTTATACCGCTTCTCACTTTGTACCCCAAAATATAATATGCTACACATTGCATGTAATGATCCTTGAAGgaaaatgaaggaattgttGCCTATAATTTGAGTGGCAGGCCATCCCAGGCCAAAGTTTGCATCTGATTGAAAGATGAATTTGTTAGCTGATGGAGAGAATGCAATTATAGAGGGTGAACGAAGAGATGGGTGAATTTCACAATATATGTATTAGGTTTAGCTATACCGCTTCTCACTTTGTACCCCAAAATATAATATGCTACACATTGTATCCTTTAACCTTTTTTGATGAAGCAACCTTAgctttaatatatatatatatatatctgttcCACTATGGACTTTAGTCCAATGGCGCTAATACTATTGAAAGATGAGGGAGATGAAGCATGTCAGCAGCATAGTTCTTAATCCTTAGACAATTCCTCCACATTCAGAAAATTATTTATCACTTGAAAATGTTAGCTTTTTTTCCTTATCCTTGGTAAATACGGTATTACTGCTAATAtgctttttttaaaatttagttTCTACAAACTGTTAATGATTGGACCTAAAATTGATTGATTATAAAAATAAGGGTAAAATATGACCTGAATTAAAGTATAAAGTACAAAGTAAGAGTTCATATAAAGTTTGAGACATAAAGTGGAATGATGCTCTCTCTTAAACTAAAATAGTAGCATTGACTAGATTCGACACCTGTCATGTAGGAATTACGCTTCGTCGATAGCATTAGAAGTAGATTTTagattttcttttcccttccttATTTGAACATAAACTCTAAGAGAAACATATTTCTTAATATTCCAGATACACCCAAATTTATAATGTTATCGCCTGATCATGTAACACATATCTTATAATCACTAGAATACATCTATCTAGTACAAATAGAACTTTTGTcttaggtaaaaaaaaaaaaatttgttgacGAGCAGTAGTGAACTTTCCGTGCTCAAGCATTAGAACTTTCATTCTAGAATATCAACTGAGTcattttagtaaaaaaaaaaaaggaacatcAAATGATCCTCAATGAATTTGAATTCAATACGAGCTCCATTTACGGAGAATGCACAAAAATATATCACAATTGGGAAAACTTGTATCTGAAAAAGGAGGAAGAAACATGTAAAACATGAAATTAGAAGGCTGACAACCATAAGACTAGAGGACTACATATTATTGTTGTCGAGGAAGAATAAATTTCCATaaacatttcatttttttaatgtaaattTCTATTATAGATGTCACATAGCAAAATCTAAAGAACTAGAATAAATTTAGAGAATACATTCATATCCTAGAAAGTTTTATAGCTATCAAAACTGAATGATACAAGCATAAAGTGTATAACCCaaaaaattacataaaaaaaCTATAGGAAAAATATGTTTCATAAAATCAATGTATATGGGGACTAGGGAGGCAAAATATGTGTGCAAGAAgagaaataaattaataatataaTATTAATTACACGATAAGAACAAGCTACACATCCACATCTAGAAAATTTCATACCTATCAAAACTGAATGATCTAAACACCTAGTGTAGAACCctaaaaattttatcaaaaaaattataGGAGACAAATTTCATAAATCAATGTATGTGCCCT encodes the following:
- the LOC113769597 gene encoding ent-kaurenoic acid oxidase 1-like: MIKGVRSQPIKIPGTAYHHALQCRKKVMTILTKEINKRKFEGNAARAEFDLLDQLLNLKDDDGHQLQDEEVLDNIVGQIIAGYESTSLSIMWILYYLAKYPNVLQKLREEHMNVGTNGDFITRDDIMKLQYTNKVVEETIRLANVSAFVIRTAKRDVEYRGYKIPKGWKVICWLRYIHTDPKNFEDPLCFNPDRWNEQPKPGTFLVFGGGSKICPGNMLARMQVAIFIHHLVVGYRWELVNADAEMSYLPHPRPIDGVEINISRT